Proteins encoded within one genomic window of Vulgatibacter sp.:
- a CDS encoding HAD family hydrolase, whose translation MRPTVLLFDIDGTLITSGTSARRAIERAFEKHTGRRDAFGFPFDGMTDRAIVRIALRNIGMDADEAAIDAFLPLYLEVLEDEMAKAPLFRVHHGMERAVDTARGRDGFAVGLGTGNVKAGAAVKLKRARLHDRFPFGGFGCDHEDRPTLIRIGAERGAAQLGVPLAECRVVIIGDTPKDVHAAQAIGAECIGVGTGHFGPAQLLACGATRAFRHLGEEGALEAVLGH comes from the coding sequence ATGCGCCCCACCGTCCTCCTCTTCGACATCGACGGCACCCTGATCACCTCCGGCACCTCCGCGCGGCGGGCGATCGAGCGCGCCTTCGAGAAGCACACCGGCAGGCGCGACGCCTTCGGCTTCCCCTTCGACGGCATGACCGACCGGGCGATCGTCCGCATCGCGCTGCGCAACATCGGCATGGACGCGGACGAGGCGGCGATCGACGCCTTCCTGCCGCTCTACCTCGAGGTGCTCGAGGACGAGATGGCGAAGGCGCCGCTCTTCCGCGTGCACCACGGCATGGAGCGCGCGGTGGACACCGCCCGGGGCCGGGACGGCTTCGCGGTCGGCCTGGGCACCGGCAACGTGAAGGCCGGCGCCGCGGTGAAGTTGAAGCGCGCCAGGCTCCACGACCGCTTCCCCTTCGGCGGCTTCGGCTGCGACCACGAGGATCGCCCCACCCTGATCCGGATCGGCGCCGAGCGCGGCGCGGCGCAGCTCGGGGTGCCGCTCGCCGAGTGCCGGGTGGTGATCATCGGCGACACGCCGAAGGACGTGCACGCTGCCCAGGCGATCGGCGCCGAATGCATCGGCGTGGGCACCGGCCATTTCGGGCCGGCGCAGCTCCTCGCCTGCGGCGCCACCAGGGCCTTCCGCCACCTGGGCGAAGAGGGCGCGCTCGAGGCGGTGCTCGGCCACTGA